The proteins below come from a single Streptococcus hyointestinalis genomic window:
- the leuB gene encoding 3-isopropylmalate dehydrogenase yields the protein MTKKIVTLAGDGIGPEIMAAGLEVLAAVAKKTGFSYEIDDRVFGGAAIDAVGEPLPKDTLEAAKSADAILLAAIGSPKYDTAPVRPEQGLLAIRKELNLFANIRPVRIFEALKHLSPLKEEIIRDVDFVVVRELTGGIYFGEHHLEDDSAQDINAYAAFEIERIVQKAFELAKERKQKVTSIDKQNVLATSKLWRKVADQVAKDYPEVTLEHQLVDSAAMLMITNPSRFDVIVTENLFGDILSDESSVLPGTLGVMPSASHSANGPSLYEPIHGSAPDIAGQNIANPISMILSVAMMLRDSFAEKEAASMIERAVEKTLSAGILTADLGGNAKTSEMTQAIIDNL from the coding sequence ATGACAAAGAAAATTGTAACCCTAGCAGGCGATGGTATCGGTCCAGAAATCATGGCAGCAGGACTAGAGGTTCTGGCTGCTGTGGCGAAAAAGACAGGCTTTAGCTATGAGATTGATGACAGAGTGTTTGGCGGCGCAGCCATTGACGCCGTGGGTGAACCTCTGCCAAAGGACACGCTTGAGGCAGCCAAGTCTGCGGATGCCATTTTACTAGCCGCTATCGGAAGCCCTAAGTACGACACAGCGCCAGTGCGTCCTGAGCAAGGTCTGCTTGCTATTCGTAAAGAGCTCAATCTCTTTGCCAATATTCGTCCGGTACGTATTTTCGAGGCGCTAAAGCACTTATCACCACTTAAAGAGGAGATTATCCGAGATGTTGACTTTGTTGTCGTGCGTGAGCTGACAGGTGGTATCTACTTTGGAGAGCATCATCTTGAGGATGACAGCGCACAGGACATCAATGCCTACGCTGCTTTTGAAATCGAGCGTATCGTGCAAAAAGCCTTTGAGCTAGCCAAAGAGCGCAAGCAAAAAGTCACCAGCATTGACAAGCAAAATGTCCTTGCCACCTCAAAACTTTGGCGCAAAGTCGCTGACCAAGTCGCAAAAGACTACCCAGAAGTGACCCTAGAGCACCAATTGGTCGATAGCGCAGCCATGCTTATGATTACAAATCCTAGCCGATTTGACGTCATCGTGACGGAAAATCTTTTTGGCGACATTTTGTCTGACGAGTCCAGTGTCCTACCGGGAACGCTTGGCGTTATGCCGTCAGCCAGCCATTCTGCTAATGGACCAAGCCTTTACGAGCCTATTCACGGCTCTGCACCCGATATTGCAGGGCAAAATATCGCTAATCCGATCAGCATGATTTTGTCTGTTGCCATGATGTTGCGTGACAGCTTTGCAGAAAAAGAAGCGGCAAGCATGATTGAAAGAGCTGTTGAGAAGACCCTGTCCGCAGGCATACTGACCGCAGACCTTGGCGGCAATGCCAAAACAAGCGAGATGACACAGGCGATTATTGATAATCTATGA
- a CDS encoding DUF1294 domain-containing protein yields the protein MRLYILVVLVWNRFVFCCYGYDKRQARVKGWRLSEKSLLTMTYLLGGVGAYLGALVFHHKTKKWYFQLSWMLGIIMLLLVSYYLWRMTNEWKIHF from the coding sequence ATGAGACTGTACATTTTAGTGGTGCTGGTGTGGAATAGATTTGTCTTTTGCTGCTATGGTTATGATAAACGGCAGGCTAGGGTGAAGGGCTGGCGCTTGTCTGAAAAGAGTCTTCTTACCATGACTTACCTTTTAGGTGGTGTGGGAGCTTATCTAGGTGCTCTTGTCTTTCATCATAAGACAAAAAAGTGGTACTTTCAGCTGAGTTGGATGCTGGGTATTATCATGCTGTTACTGGTTAGCTATTATCTTTGGAGGATGACAAATGAGTGGAAAATCCATTTTTGA
- the leuC gene encoding 3-isopropylmalate dehydratase large subunit has translation MSGKSIFDKLWERHVITGREGEPQLMYVDQHYIHEVTSPQAFDGLREAGRKMRRPDLTFGTFDHNVPTVNIYDIRDVISKAQMDALARNVKEFGIPHADHGSELQGIVHMVGPETGRTQPGKFIVCGDSHTATHGAFGAIAFGIGTTEVEHVFATQTLWQVKPKKLLVRFIGRPQKGVYAKDYILALIARYGVSLGVGHVVEYQGEAIASLTMEERMTICNMSIEFGAKMGIMNPDQTTYDYLKDKPHRPKRFDEAVADWKTLVSDEDATYDKVITLDVSELAPMVTWGTNPSMGVAYGEAFPESRDLNDERAYAYMDLEPGQKASDIELGYVFLGSCTNARLSDLQVAARFVEGKHIAPNMTAIVVPGSRPVKRAAEQLGLDKIFKEAGFEWRDPGCSMCLGMNPDKVPTGVHAASTSNRNFEDRQGVGARTHLCSPAMAAAAAIFGRFVDVRELEEAT, from the coding sequence ATGAGTGGAAAATCCATTTTTGATAAATTGTGGGAACGTCATGTGATTACAGGTAGAGAAGGTGAGCCGCAGCTCATGTATGTCGACCAGCACTATATCCATGAAGTGACGAGTCCGCAGGCTTTTGATGGTCTGAGAGAAGCTGGGCGCAAAATGCGTCGTCCAGACTTGACCTTTGGGACTTTTGACCATAATGTCCCAACTGTCAATATCTATGATATCCGTGACGTCATCTCCAAGGCGCAGATGGACGCCCTCGCTCGCAATGTTAAAGAGTTCGGCATTCCGCATGCGGACCACGGTTCAGAATTGCAGGGTATTGTCCACATGGTTGGACCAGAGACAGGGCGTACTCAGCCAGGGAAATTTATCGTCTGCGGCGACAGCCACACAGCCACACACGGTGCTTTTGGAGCTATTGCCTTTGGGATTGGAACGACAGAAGTGGAGCATGTCTTTGCGACGCAAACGCTTTGGCAAGTCAAGCCAAAGAAACTCTTGGTGCGCTTTATTGGGCGTCCGCAAAAGGGGGTTTACGCTAAAGACTACATTCTAGCTTTGATTGCTAGATATGGCGTGTCGCTTGGTGTTGGTCATGTAGTGGAGTATCAAGGCGAAGCTATCGCTAGTCTCACCATGGAAGAGCGCATGACTATTTGCAACATGTCCATTGAGTTTGGGGCTAAGATGGGGATTATGAATCCCGACCAGACCACCTATGATTATCTAAAGGACAAACCGCATCGTCCTAAGCGCTTTGACGAAGCGGTCGCTGACTGGAAGACGCTGGTGTCAGACGAGGATGCGACCTATGACAAGGTCATCACGCTTGATGTATCAGAGCTAGCGCCCATGGTCACTTGGGGGACCAATCCGTCTATGGGTGTGGCTTATGGAGAAGCCTTTCCAGAGAGCCGTGACCTCAATGACGAGCGAGCCTATGCCTACATGGACTTAGAGCCAGGTCAAAAAGCCAGTGATATCGAGCTGGGTTATGTCTTTTTAGGTTCTTGTACCAATGCCAGATTGAGTGACCTTCAGGTAGCAGCTCGTTTTGTTGAGGGTAAGCATATTGCGCCCAATATGACCGCTATTGTGGTGCCTGGCAGTCGTCCTGTCAAGCGTGCAGCTGAACAGCTGGGACTGGATAAGATTTTCAAGGAAGCAGGCTTTGAGTGGCGTGACCCGGGCTGCTCCATGTGTCTTGGGATGAATCCTGACAAGGTGCCAACAGGCGTCCACGCTGCCTCTACCAGCAATCGTAACTTTGAGGATAGGCAGGGTGTTGGCGCACGCACGCACCTCTGTAGTCCAGCTATGGCAGCAGCGGCAGCTATTTTTGGACGCTTTGTCGATGTGAGAGAGCTAGAAGAAGCCACTTAG
- the leuD gene encoding 3-isopropylmalate dehydratase small subunit gives MEKFTVYTGTTVPLMNDNIDTDQILPKQFLKLIDKKGFGKYLMYEWRYLDDNYTENPDFIFNQAPYKHAGILITGENFGAGSSREHAAWALADYGFRVVIAGSFGDIHYNNELNNGLLPIVQPREVREELAKLSPDETITVDLEKQLLITPIGEFSFEIDGEWKHKLLNGLDDIGITLQYEDLITAYENQRPAYWRDDENNF, from the coding sequence ATGGAAAAATTTACCGTTTACACAGGGACGACAGTTCCTTTGATGAATGACAATATCGACACTGACCAGATTTTGCCCAAGCAATTTTTGAAGTTGATTGATAAAAAAGGCTTTGGCAAGTATCTCATGTACGAGTGGCGTTATTTGGATGACAACTACACGGAAAATCCCGATTTTATCTTTAACCAAGCACCCTATAAGCATGCAGGTATTCTCATCACAGGGGAGAATTTTGGAGCAGGCTCGTCACGTGAGCACGCTGCTTGGGCGCTGGCTGACTACGGTTTTCGAGTGGTGATTGCTGGTTCTTTTGGCGACATTCACTACAATAACGAGCTCAATAACGGGCTTTTGCCTATTGTTCAGCCAAGAGAGGTGCGTGAAGAGCTGGCTAAGCTCTCACCAGATGAGACCATAACGGTTGACCTTGAAAAGCAGTTACTTATCACACCTATTGGTGAGTTTAGCTTTGAGATTGATGGTGAGTGGAAGCATAAGCTTTTAAATGGCTTAGATGATATCGGCATTACCTTGCAGTATGAGGACTTGATTACAGCCTATGAAAATCAGCGTCCAGCTTATTGGCGTGACGACGAAAATAATTTTTGA
- a CDS encoding L-threonylcarbamoyladenylate synthase, whose translation MTKHIQWDGNLSQEGFEIMRGEGGVIVCPTKVGYIIMTADRKGLERKFEAKERNRNKPGVVLCGSLDELRSLAQLTPEIDAFYQKHWDEDILLGCILPWRKDAYEKLVAIGDGREELMTDVRGTSCFVIKFGKAGEQLAKEMWEKEGRMVYASSANPSGKGNRGKVEGIGERIESMVDLVIEADDYVASIQPDKTVETRYEQGVMVSMVDKDGKLIPEQGASSRSITPCPVVIRKGLDIDKIMMHLSDTFNSWDYRQGEYY comes from the coding sequence ATGACAAAACATATTCAATGGGATGGCAATCTTTCGCAGGAAGGATTTGAGATTATGCGTGGTGAGGGTGGCGTTATCGTCTGCCCGACAAAAGTTGGCTACATTATCATGACAGCTGACCGAAAAGGTTTGGAGCGTAAGTTTGAAGCTAAGGAACGTAACCGCAATAAACCAGGTGTCGTGCTTTGTGGTTCACTGGATGAGCTTCGCAGCCTAGCACAGCTCACTCCTGAAATTGACGCTTTTTACCAAAAACACTGGGATGAGGACATTCTCCTTGGGTGTATCCTTCCTTGGCGTAAAGACGCTTATGAAAAGCTCGTTGCCATTGGTGATGGACGTGAAGAACTCATGACAGACGTGCGAGGCACTTCTTGCTTTGTCATCAAGTTTGGTAAAGCTGGTGAGCAATTAGCCAAAGAAATGTGGGAAAAAGAAGGACGTATGGTTTATGCGTCATCAGCCAACCCATCTGGTAAAGGAAATCGTGGTAAGGTTGAGGGTATCGGTGAGCGTATCGAGTCTATGGTTGACCTTGTCATCGAAGCAGACGATTATGTGGCGTCTATCCAGCCAGACAAGACTGTTGAGACACGCTACGAGCAAGGTGTTATGGTGTCTATGGTGGATAAGGATGGTAAGCTCATCCCTGAGCAAGGTGCAAGCAGTCGTTCAATTACACCTTGTCCAGTCGTTATCCGTAAAGGGCTTGACATTGATAAAATCATGATGCACTTGTCAGATACCTTCAACTCTTGGGATTACCGTCAAGGCGAATACTACTAA
- a CDS encoding zinc-dependent alcohol dehydrogenase family protein, with amino-acid sequence MKKAVFIKEGQVAIKDAPMPEIIEQDDAVIRVVRTCVCGSDLWAYRGDDAKEAGSDNSGHEIIGIVEKVGAAINTVKAGDFVIAPFTHGCGHCAACRAGFEGGCQSHSAATNFSNGYQAEYVRYTHADWSLVKIPGQPDDYSEGMLKSFLALADVMPTGYHAARVANVKAGDTVAVVGDGAVGLCAVIAAKLRGAKRIIIMSRHEDRQQLALEFGATDVVAERGEEGIAKVLELTNGDGVDAALECVGTHLSTETAIAIARPGAVVGRVGVPHTGDINVGDYFMKNTIFAGGPASVTTYDKAVLLKAVLDGDINPGKVFTQTYKLSDIDQAYKDMQERKTIKAMITID; translated from the coding sequence ATGAAAAAAGCTGTATTTATTAAAGAAGGTCAAGTGGCTATAAAAGATGCTCCAATGCCAGAAATTATAGAGCAAGACGATGCGGTCATCCGTGTGGTTAGAACCTGTGTTTGTGGGTCTGACTTGTGGGCTTACCGAGGAGATGACGCCAAAGAAGCTGGCTCAGACAATTCAGGACATGAAATCATTGGGATTGTTGAAAAGGTTGGTGCTGCCATCAACACGGTCAAGGCAGGAGACTTTGTCATTGCGCCTTTCACGCATGGCTGTGGGCATTGTGCTGCTTGTCGTGCTGGATTTGAAGGAGGTTGTCAAAGTCACTCTGCTGCGACAAACTTTTCAAACGGCTACCAAGCAGAGTATGTGCGCTACACGCATGCTGACTGGTCCTTGGTCAAAATCCCTGGTCAGCCCGACGATTATAGCGAAGGCATGCTAAAATCCTTCTTAGCGCTAGCAGATGTGATGCCAACGGGCTATCACGCTGCACGTGTGGCAAATGTCAAGGCAGGTGATACGGTTGCCGTTGTCGGTGATGGTGCGGTTGGTTTGTGTGCGGTTATCGCAGCCAAATTGCGTGGCGCTAAGCGCATTATCATCATGAGCCGTCACGAAGACCGTCAACAACTCGCTCTTGAGTTTGGTGCGACAGATGTCGTGGCTGAGCGTGGCGAAGAGGGTATTGCTAAAGTTTTGGAATTGACAAATGGTGATGGTGTGGACGCAGCACTTGAGTGCGTGGGGACACACTTGTCGACCGAGACGGCTATTGCTATTGCTCGTCCGGGGGCTGTCGTTGGACGTGTCGGTGTACCTCACACAGGTGACATCAATGTGGGCGACTACTTTATGAAAAACACCATTTTTGCAGGTGGTCCAGCTTCTGTGACGACTTATGACAAGGCAGTGCTTTTAAAGGCAGTGCTTGATGGTGACATCAACCCAGGAAAGGTCTTTACGCAAACCTACAAACTTTCTGACATTGATCAAGCCTATAAGGACATGCAAGAGCGTAAAACTATTAAAGCCATGATTACCATTGACTAG
- a CDS encoding GAF domain-containing protein, with protein sequence MEKSRKKENYQLMLAQAEALFTGETNAIANLANASALLRETLPNTVFAGFYLYDGSELVLGPFQGHVSCVRIALGKGVCGEVAQSQKAMIVEDVTKHANYIACDSAARSEIVLPMLKDGHLLGVLDLDSQKVADYDDLDLDFLQAFLEIVLSKTEWNFSMFEVRA encoded by the coding sequence ATGGAAAAATCACGAAAAAAAGAAAACTATCAGCTCATGCTAGCGCAGGCAGAAGCGCTATTTACAGGCGAAACAAATGCTATAGCAAACCTCGCAAATGCTTCAGCTCTGCTAAGAGAAACTCTGCCAAACACTGTTTTTGCTGGCTTTTATCTCTACGACGGAAGTGAGCTTGTCTTGGGTCCTTTTCAAGGACACGTCTCTTGTGTACGGATTGCGCTTGGTAAGGGTGTCTGTGGTGAGGTCGCTCAGTCGCAAAAAGCCATGATTGTTGAGGATGTGACTAAGCACGCTAACTACATCGCCTGCGACTCAGCAGCAAGAAGTGAAATTGTCCTGCCTATGCTAAAGGATGGGCACTTGCTGGGTGTTTTAGATTTGGATTCTCAGAAAGTAGCGGATTATGACGACCTTGACCTTGACTTTTTGCAGGCGTTTTTAGAGATTGTATTATCAAAAACAGAGTGGAATTTTTCAATGTTTGAGGTGAGAGCATAA
- the dnaX gene encoding DNA polymerase III subunit gamma/tau, protein MYQALYRKYRSQTFDEMVGQSVISTTLKQAVASGKISHAYLFSGPRGTGKTSAAKIFAKAMNCPNQVDGEPCNHCDICRDITSGALEDVIEIDAASNNGVDEIRDIRDKSTYAPSRATYKVYIIDEVHMLSTGAFNALLKTLEEPTENVVFILATTELHKIPATILSRVQRFEFKAIKQQAIEEHLASILEKEAISYEKEALTLIARRAEGGMRDALSILDQALSLSADNRVTLAIAEEITGSISLRALDEYVYHIAQKDANSALENLETIFDSGKSMSRLATDLLVYLRDLLVAKAGGSSSSQTEMFRENMSLDNDMLFEMIDTVTKQLGVIKSASQPRIYAEMMTIQLVELTEMRTSALPENVAEELDSLRSEITELKQEMERLRTQNPKASNTPVRAKSNFTYKVDRAKILTIMEETVVDSQKSREYLEALKSAWNEILDSISVQDRALLRGSEPVLANSENAILAFDAAFNAEQAMKRSDLNAIFGNIMSKVAGFSPNILAVGRSDFNSIRGEFAKQRKAQQQDQPAEDNTLDATIPENFHFLADKIELVED, encoded by the coding sequence ATGTATCAGGCTTTATACCGTAAATACCGTAGCCAGACCTTTGATGAGATGGTGGGGCAGTCGGTTATCTCAACTACACTCAAGCAGGCAGTGGCTTCGGGTAAGATTAGTCATGCTTATCTTTTTTCTGGTCCACGTGGGACGGGGAAAACCAGCGCCGCCAAGATTTTTGCCAAAGCCATGAACTGCCCCAATCAAGTGGACGGCGAGCCCTGCAATCACTGTGATATTTGCCGAGATATTACTAGCGGTGCGCTTGAAGATGTTATCGAGATTGACGCGGCGTCCAATAACGGTGTCGATGAAATCCGTGACATCAGAGATAAGTCGACCTATGCACCGAGCCGTGCGACCTATAAGGTTTATATCATTGATGAGGTGCATATGCTCTCAACAGGGGCTTTTAATGCCCTTCTAAAAACGCTTGAAGAACCAACGGAGAATGTCGTTTTCATTTTAGCGACAACAGAATTGCATAAGATTCCAGCGACCATTCTCTCTCGTGTACAACGCTTTGAGTTCAAGGCGATTAAACAGCAGGCGATTGAAGAACACTTAGCTTCTATTTTGGAGAAAGAAGCCATTAGCTATGAAAAAGAAGCGCTAACGCTTATTGCCAGACGAGCTGAGGGCGGAATGCGTGACGCCCTGTCTATTCTCGACCAAGCGTTGAGCCTTAGCGCTGACAATCGTGTGACGCTTGCCATTGCTGAGGAAATAACGGGTAGTATCTCCCTACGAGCTCTTGATGAGTATGTCTATCATATCGCTCAAAAAGATGCCAATAGTGCGCTTGAAAACTTGGAGACCATTTTTGATAGTGGCAAGAGCATGAGCCGTTTGGCGACGGATTTGCTGGTTTATCTGCGAGATTTGCTGGTAGCAAAGGCAGGCGGTAGCTCCTCTAGCCAGACAGAGATGTTCAGGGAAAATATGTCCTTAGACAATGACATGCTCTTTGAGATGATTGACACGGTCACCAAGCAGCTTGGTGTCATCAAGTCTGCCAGTCAGCCAAGGATTTATGCCGAGATGATGACTATTCAGTTGGTCGAGTTGACAGAAATGAGGACTTCAGCCTTACCAGAAAATGTCGCTGAAGAGCTGGATAGCCTACGTAGCGAGATAACAGAGCTCAAGCAAGAAATGGAGCGCTTGCGCACGCAAAATCCAAAAGCTAGCAATACCCCTGTTAGAGCTAAGAGTAACTTTACCTACAAAGTAGACAGAGCTAAGATTTTGACCATCATGGAAGAAACGGTGGTCGACAGCCAAAAGTCACGGGAGTACCTCGAAGCGCTTAAGAGTGCTTGGAATGAAATTTTAGACAGCATTTCCGTTCAGGACAGGGCGCTTTTACGTGGTTCAGAGCCGGTGTTAGCCAATAGTGAAAATGCCATTTTGGCTTTTGATGCTGCCTTTAACGCCGAGCAAGCCATGAAACGCTCAGACCTCAACGCCATTTTTGGCAATATCATGAGCAAGGTCGCAGGCTTTTCGCCAAACATCCTAGCGGTTGGGCGTTCGGACTTTAACAGCATTCGAGGAGAGTTTGCCAAGCAGCGAAAAGCGCAGCAGCAGGACCAACCTGCTGAAGACAACACTTTAGACGCCACCATCCCAGAAAACTTTCACTTTCTAGCTGATAAGATTGAGCTGGTGGAGGATTAG
- a CDS encoding DUF3272 family protein, which produces MNIQRFLLTAVLCAAETYFMNEAFFAGSYFFAGVWAFLLYRDLRRVYLVSKATDAIIDLTKNQD; this is translated from the coding sequence ATGAACATACAACGTTTTTTACTGACAGCTGTTCTGTGTGCAGCTGAGACTTACTTTATGAATGAAGCTTTTTTTGCAGGGTCTTATTTCTTTGCAGGCGTTTGGGCGTTTTTGCTGTATCGTGATTTGCGTCGTGTTTATCTCGTCTCAAAAGCGACGGATGCTATTATTGATTTGACCAAGAATCAAGACTAA
- a CDS encoding biotin--[acetyl-CoA-carboxylase] ligase, translating to MTKGNTSYTDKLDPQWLQEELAFSVTFMENIQSTQIDAKKAKEKEALVLPHLFIANHQTAAVGRFSRPFFASNNQGIYMSLYLPVKAEKELSTYTMMAASSIVKAIKKLTHIDTQIKWVNDIYRNGKKIAGILTETTTNKKTGQTDGVIIGIGINFSISDFPVELQEKAGSLFDATPTISRNALIKEIWQLFFTIPEYDHIKVYKEKSLVLGQRVQFSENGKLFSGLTTDLLNSGTLVVELDNGEVKYLSSGEISLDSWSNQ from the coding sequence ATGACAAAAGGAAATACAAGCTACACAGATAAATTAGACCCCCAGTGGTTGCAAGAAGAGCTGGCTTTTTCAGTGACCTTTATGGAAAACATCCAGTCCACACAGATAGACGCCAAAAAAGCCAAAGAAAAAGAAGCCCTCGTGCTTCCTCATCTCTTTATAGCCAACCACCAGACAGCAGCTGTCGGACGCTTCTCACGTCCCTTTTTTGCCAGCAATAATCAAGGTATCTACATGTCGCTTTACCTACCAGTAAAAGCCGAAAAGGAACTATCCACCTACACCATGATGGCAGCTTCTAGTATCGTCAAAGCCATTAAAAAATTGACCCACATCGACACACAGATCAAATGGGTCAATGACATTTATCGCAATGGTAAAAAAATCGCTGGTATCCTAACAGAAACCACAACCAACAAGAAAACAGGGCAAACAGACGGCGTCATCATCGGCATCGGGATAAACTTTTCCATCTCAGACTTCCCAGTGGAGTTGCAAGAAAAAGCAGGCAGTCTTTTTGACGCCACGCCGACGATTAGCCGAAATGCCCTCATCAAAGAGATTTGGCAACTCTTTTTCACCATTCCAGAGTATGACCATATCAAGGTTTATAAGGAAAAATCGCTGGTACTTGGACAGAGAGTGCAGTTTAGTGAAAATGGCAAGCTCTTTTCAGGACTTACCACAGACCTCCTCAATTCAGGGACGCTTGTCGTAGAGCTAGACAATGGTGAGGTCAAATACCTCTCAAGCGGTGAGATTAGTCTTGATTCTTGGTCAAATCAATAA
- the metK gene encoding methionine adenosyltransferase, with amino-acid sequence MSERKLFTSESVSEGHPDKIADQISDAILDAILEKDPEAHVAAETAVYTGSVHVFGEISTTAYVDINRVVRDTIAEIGYDKAEYGFSAESVGVHPSLVEQSPDIAQGVNEALEVRGNKDQDPLDLIGAGDQGLMFGFAVDETPELMPLPISLSHKLVKKLADLRKSGALSYLRPDAKSQVTVEYDENDQPVRVDTVVISTQHDPDVTNEQIQKDVIEQVIKAVIPEKYLDEETKYFINPTGRFVIGGPQGDSGLTGRKIIVDTYGGYARHGGGAFSGKDATKVDRSASYAARYIAKNIVAAGLAKKAEVQLAYAIGVARPVSVRIDTFGTSTVAESKLEAAVREIFDLRPAGIIQMLDLKRPIYKQTAAYGHMGRTDIDLPWEKVDKVEALKAAVQ; translated from the coding sequence ATGTCAGAACGTAAATTATTCACTTCGGAGTCTGTTTCTGAGGGACATCCAGACAAGATTGCCGACCAGATTTCAGATGCCATTTTGGATGCGATTTTGGAGAAAGACCCAGAAGCGCATGTGGCAGCAGAGACGGCTGTTTATACAGGAAGTGTCCACGTTTTTGGTGAGATTTCGACCACAGCCTATGTGGACATCAACCGTGTGGTGCGTGACACCATTGCAGAGATTGGCTATGACAAGGCAGAGTACGGCTTTTCTGCGGAGTCTGTCGGGGTTCATCCGTCACTGGTTGAGCAGTCGCCAGACATTGCCCAAGGGGTCAATGAAGCCCTCGAAGTGCGTGGCAATAAAGACCAAGACCCGCTTGATTTGATTGGTGCGGGCGACCAAGGACTCATGTTTGGCTTTGCGGTAGATGAGACGCCAGAGCTCATGCCACTGCCTATCTCGCTTTCTCACAAGTTGGTCAAGAAACTAGCTGATTTGAGAAAGTCAGGCGCTCTGTCTTACCTGCGTCCAGACGCTAAAAGCCAAGTCACTGTCGAGTATGATGAAAATGACCAGCCTGTGCGTGTGGATACTGTCGTCATCTCCACCCAGCATGATCCAGACGTGACCAATGAACAAATCCAAAAAGATGTGATTGAGCAAGTGATTAAAGCTGTCATTCCAGAAAAATATCTGGACGAGGAAACCAAGTACTTCATCAATCCGACAGGTCGCTTTGTTATCGGAGGACCTCAAGGAGACTCAGGATTGACCGGTCGCAAGATTATTGTTGATACCTATGGCGGTTATGCCCGTCACGGTGGCGGTGCCTTCTCTGGTAAGGACGCGACCAAGGTAGACCGCTCGGCTTCTTATGCGGCACGCTACATTGCTAAAAATATCGTGGCAGCAGGTCTAGCTAAGAAGGCAGAGGTTCAGCTGGCCTACGCCATTGGTGTGGCTCGTCCAGTATCAGTGCGTATTGACACTTTTGGAACAAGTACGGTCGCTGAAAGCAAGCTAGAAGCAGCTGTGCGTGAGATTTTTGACCTGCGCCCAGCGGGTATCATCCAGATGTTGGATTTGAAACGCCCTATTTACAAGCAAACGGCAGCCTATGGACACATGGGACGTACAGACATCGACCTCCCATGGGAAAAAGTGGACAAGGTTGAAGCGCTTAAAGCAGCGGTGCAATAA
- a CDS encoding winged helix-turn-helix transcriptional regulator encodes MSEKIRVTSEIEITLRVIGGKWKPLILHLLQTEGEKRYSEILRYLEKAPKKTLTAQLRELEMDGVIKRTVLPTTPVQVSYAVTPHGETLFPILDALCEWGYANSDGRYEMTHPTCK; translated from the coding sequence ATGTCAGAAAAAATTCGTGTAACGAGTGAAATCGAGATTACTTTACGTGTGATTGGAGGTAAGTGGAAGCCTTTGATTTTACATTTACTGCAAACTGAGGGAGAAAAACGCTACTCTGAAATTTTACGCTATTTAGAAAAAGCTCCTAAAAAGACGCTAACAGCACAACTAAGAGAACTTGAGATGGATGGTGTCATCAAAAGAACAGTTCTTCCCACAACCCCTGTCCAAGTTTCCTATGCTGTAACCCCACATGGAGAAACGCTATTTCCCATCTTAGACGCTCTGTGTGAATGGGGGTACGCTAATAGCGATGGAAGATACGAGATGACACATCCTACTTGTAAGTAA
- a CDS encoding RpiB/LacA/LacB family sugar-phosphate isomerase, which produces MKAILGADPLGITLKDTLLREGVEVYDLTEDREVDYYSVGFEVGKAISEGQYDYGFLFCGTGMGVNLVANKFNGVYCALCESIETATLSRKINNANILAMGGIVVTPYMAKKMARAFISTEFSYGFSEADPEFLQSAYKAVQNLEPDILTFNQERKNKSI; this is translated from the coding sequence ATGAAAGCTATTTTAGGAGCAGATCCACTCGGTATCACACTTAAAGACACCTTACTAAGAGAAGGTGTTGAGGTTTATGATTTGACAGAAGACCGTGAAGTTGATTATTATTCTGTAGGTTTTGAAGTAGGAAAGGCTATTTCAGAAGGTCAGTATGATTATGGATTTCTCTTTTGTGGTACAGGTATGGGAGTCAATCTTGTAGCTAATAAATTCAACGGTGTTTATTGCGCTCTTTGCGAAAGCATTGAAACAGCAACTTTATCACGTAAGATTAACAATGCGAATATCCTTGCGATGGGTGGTATCGTTGTTACACCTTACATGGCAAAGAAAATGGCACGTGCCTTCATCAGCACTGAGTTTTCTTACGGTTTTTCAGAAGCAGACCCAGAATTTTTACAATCAGCATATAAAGCTGTTCAAAATCTTGAACCTGACATTTTAACATTTAATCAGGAAAGAAAAAATAAATCTATATAA